The following are encoded in a window of Flavobacterium psychrotrophum genomic DNA:
- a CDS encoding helix-turn-helix domain-containing protein, protein MQLKAGFERANNLITNNRLKAANSVLNATYSQFAPTVTADNDLYAEYIILKALATKESKYQNFVTALERYKPAKAYNKFNKATLLLLLSDKLRESNNKDKAISILHDAENETSVFQNPYVDSNIYERLSTYFSGNITPETQKKYNEKFLAAYNKIQENEITALNSFYKLYKGDLENAYKAREATQYIYYYVLGLVVFLILILWYAMYVYKTLRMRKLKEIISYLEVPNKLLEKMKPAPGTEKKEEKIKEKKITMPDETERMILEKLKVFEQSGKFINPSMSLAMLAGETDVNTKYLSEVINKHYNDNYNTYINKLRINYIIEKLKNDPSYLNYKISYLAEESGFASHSSFTTVFRNIAGISPTEFINVISKQ, encoded by the coding sequence TTGCAGCTAAAAGCAGGTTTTGAAAGAGCTAATAATCTTATTACTAATAACAGGCTTAAAGCCGCAAATAGTGTGCTAAATGCTACATATAGTCAATTTGCACCTACTGTTACAGCTGATAATGACCTGTATGCTGAGTACATTATTTTAAAGGCTTTAGCAACTAAAGAGAGCAAGTATCAAAATTTTGTAACAGCGCTTGAAAGATATAAACCGGCAAAAGCTTATAACAAGTTTAATAAAGCCACGCTATTGCTACTGCTTTCAGATAAGTTACGAGAAAGCAATAATAAGGATAAGGCCATTTCTATATTGCATGATGCCGAAAATGAAACATCTGTTTTTCAAAATCCTTATGTAGACAGCAATATATATGAAAGGCTTTCAACATATTTTTCCGGAAACATCACGCCTGAAACACAAAAAAAGTATAACGAGAAATTTCTTGCTGCCTATAACAAGATACAGGAGAATGAAATAACGGCATTAAACAGTTTTTATAAATTATATAAAGGCGACCTCGAAAATGCCTACAAAGCCAGAGAAGCAACGCAATATATTTATTACTATGTACTTGGACTGGTAGTATTCTTAATACTAATTTTATGGTATGCAATGTATGTTTATAAAACATTACGAATGCGTAAGCTAAAGGAAATTATAAGTTATCTTGAAGTGCCTAACAAGCTCCTGGAGAAAATGAAACCTGCGCCCGGCACTGAAAAAAAAGAAGAAAAAATAAAGGAAAAGAAAATTACCATGCCGGATGAGACCGAGCGTATGATACTCGAAAAACTGAAGGTTTTTGAACAGTCGGGCAAGTTTATCAATCCGTCAATGTCATTAGCCATGTTAGCAGGTGAAACGGATGTAAATACAAAATACCTGTCTGAAGTTATAAATAAGCATTATAACGATAATTATAATACATATATTAATAAGCTCAGGATAAATTATATAATAGAAAAGCTTAAAAATGACCCAAGCTACCTCAATTATAAAATTAGCTACCTGGCAGAAGAAAGCGGGTTTGCGTCGCACAGTAGCTTTACAACTGTATTCAGGAATATTGCAGGAATATCGCCCACAGAGTTTATAAACGTTATAAGCAAACAATAA
- a CDS encoding MG2 domain-containing protein, whose amino-acid sequence MKKNILLFCCLFIFSNAIAQDYDTLWEKVIAFEAEGLIKSAAAQTDTIYLKAKKSDNEAQLLKAFFFRSRYMQTLEEDAQLRIIEDIRAEMKTVSPPTKAFMQSLYAEMLNDVYNRNSSTINNHADVTDTETAAITLWGSNNFKAAIIKAYKKSLEPKELLYKTPLSVYNEILDVSPMAPDRDRPLYDFLAERYINEYKPYEKDYKEMPKEIAKMLLGTYGVFQKISIPDSVAFTKDPIYNKLQLLQNIEKWYALKKDTLSLQRAIMRRLAFVYVSFPSALNKEQVYMDTLQELIKQWKDSPYAYRAKAELARMYVQTATKTLHPEYNDKALQLCNDIIAHLRVNDVATRAQVLKNKLVNRTLAIFANSSALPGKPQLARVTYKNINFVQLDVFKLIYTKAQEFPKVIPKSYADSLTAGKQLLKKIEYILPERHDHFEYSTEVIIPGLAAGAYLVRAVDDKGVALGYELLTISGINMATVEIQDDNNACQILNAETGAPIVNAVVTIDGKKVKLDSEGRFMYKPEKVKKIPNHPTNNVLVAVAGDTLIDHFRKYALYYKDTKAEDDEEFPVAAKLFTDRAIYRPGQTVYFKGIIYQKRKQKLSTVPNLYVSVVINDSHYNELKSFRLKTNEFGSFTGSYTLPTNVMTGEFMIELDEDNEMETDPAYNKRHDEHPFWDYADFDFDDVSFRVEEYKRPTFDVSFEPVTDDTRLGEKATLTGVAKSFSGVPVSGATVTYKITRTGVWSGNGYSYTEIGKGTAVTDAEGKFALKFTALADQAAAPAKMPVFTFNANAEVTDINGETHSAEGSMRVGYHSLMLTAAITPEVNPKNKNVLTLNSTNLNGAFNPAKGTVNIYKVVPKKGPYLNRPWPSPEIQTIPQDEFEKAFPYYPYSSEQKDTVVYSGKVFEKEINTDEAKELTLTDFRAWQSGLYEVVYTARDSAGYKVETKRQFTLKRDDDKAAPDNLLFESRVADYKISGNNSYAILEFRSTFPLYINISTLDKKSVFFKTVQIKDGLITVKVPVTLVQDHFTYQVDYIWQNTFEHKAPYTYIDRSLKGLEVETQTLTDKLKPGKSETWSFTIKGGKMPAEVLASMYDASLDKFTKADWEFNTDNDNIFSDYEKDKNDYIDLSSRRLARNDRLSINYNNNYGYVNQGFFDYEQRLNTFGFNINKSDNIYAKIEVGNVVYANGLSVVTGIVTDSNGMPLPGVSVVTDKKLGAISDFDGNYRIAAAKGSKLYFSFIGFTSADAVVDGKILNIALAENSGHLDEVVVIGYGTTHAQSFGAGGDIITVTSKTLEGRPNASFIQMLQGQVPGLNMQRMSTTGSVTTVVLRGAASINGVAEPLFIIDGVPVSGEQFRKMNPNDISSVTVLKDAAATSIYGNRGANGVVLINTQNAQKELEALKQVESRKSFNETAFFYPQLKTDKKGNISFTFTTPESLTEWKLRLLAHNKNVLSGYFQGTFVTQKDLMVVPNMPRFLREKDTVVVSAKITNLTPEAKNGSALLQLFDAATMQPLDEQMINIQPVVPFALAPKGSSIVSWTFTVPVGIQGVQYKIVAKAGDFSDGEENILPVLNNTILITESVPLWVKSGETKTYTLQNLKDAAPSVKHQLLSLEYTTNTAWVALKSLPYLTEFEYECSEQVFARFYANSIAKHILDSNPRISEVFNSWREKGANLNKLAQNAELKSIVLEETPWLLEGKTTEEQNNRLATLFEMDKLSSGLAANLNKLRDRQMPSGGFPWFEGGKEDAFITRHIVAGLGHLEKLGVLQKSDSESVALITKKAINYLDADFLDGYKNLKKQKEYKITTHTNELHYLYMRSFYGTTLKPGDTLAKVAELYVAEAKTHWKDYPLYEKAMLALVVSRSGDSIMASKIIASLKETSANNTEWGMYWIANTPGYYWYHAQVETQAVLMEAFSEIANDTQSIDAMKVWLIKQKQTHNWATTKATTEAVYALMMQGSNWLAEKESTVMKLGNSEKNISDKMGAVEKEAATGYMKLRWQSQEIKNELAQLTITNNGKVPGYGGFYWQYFEDADAVKPLPDGAINITRQLYLKTTGDAPLQPVNENTVVKVGNKLTVRLIITVKEDLEYVHVKDLRAAALEPADVLSSYHYLNDAGYYKSTRDAATHFFFAKLPRGTYILEYDVTANTAGNYSNGLSTAQSMYAPEYGAHGKGSRITID is encoded by the coding sequence ATGAAAAAAAACATACTGCTTTTTTGCTGCCTTTTTATTTTTAGTAATGCCATAGCCCAGGATTATGATACGCTTTGGGAGAAAGTAATAGCTTTTGAAGCTGAAGGACTCATAAAATCGGCGGCAGCGCAAACCGATACTATTTATCTAAAAGCAAAAAAAAGTGATAATGAAGCACAGCTACTTAAAGCCTTTTTTTTCCGGTCGCGCTATATGCAAACCCTTGAGGAAGATGCCCAGCTTCGCATAATTGAAGATATACGGGCTGAAATGAAAACCGTTTCGCCGCCCACTAAAGCCTTTATGCAAAGCCTTTATGCAGAAATGCTGAATGATGTGTATAACCGAAACAGTTCTACAATAAACAACCATGCAGATGTAACCGATACCGAAACTGCCGCTATAACACTATGGGGAAGTAATAATTTTAAAGCCGCCATTATAAAAGCATACAAGAAAAGCCTGGAACCTAAAGAGCTATTGTATAAAACTCCACTTTCGGTTTATAACGAAATACTCGATGTAAGCCCGATGGCACCCGACAGAGATCGCCCCTTATATGATTTCCTGGCGGAAAGGTATATTAATGAATATAAACCTTATGAAAAAGACTATAAGGAGATGCCGAAAGAAATAGCAAAAATGTTGCTGGGCACTTATGGCGTTTTTCAGAAAATATCCATTCCCGATAGTGTTGCCTTTACCAAAGACCCGATATATAATAAACTGCAACTGCTACAGAATATAGAAAAATGGTATGCTTTAAAAAAAGATACACTAAGCCTGCAAAGGGCCATAATGCGCAGGCTGGCATTTGTTTATGTGTCGTTTCCTTCGGCGCTAAATAAAGAGCAGGTGTATATGGATACCCTACAGGAGCTTATAAAACAATGGAAGGATAGCCCTTATGCTTACCGTGCAAAAGCAGAGCTTGCCCGCATGTATGTACAAACGGCTACTAAAACACTACACCCGGAGTATAACGATAAGGCATTGCAACTGTGCAATGATATAATAGCCCATTTGCGGGTAAACGATGTGGCAACACGGGCGCAGGTTTTAAAGAACAAACTGGTAAACCGCACGCTTGCTATATTTGCAAACAGTAGCGCATTGCCAGGTAAACCGCAACTGGCAAGGGTTACATATAAAAACATCAATTTTGTTCAGCTTGATGTTTTTAAACTGATCTATACAAAAGCGCAGGAATTTCCTAAGGTGATTCCTAAAAGCTATGCAGATTCGCTTACCGCAGGGAAACAGCTGTTGAAAAAGATAGAATACATACTGCCCGAACGGCACGATCATTTTGAGTATTCTACGGAGGTTATTATTCCCGGGCTTGCTGCCGGTGCTTACCTGGTGCGTGCGGTAGATGATAAAGGCGTAGCGCTGGGTTATGAGTTGCTTACCATAAGCGGTATTAACATGGCAACCGTTGAGATACAAGACGATAATAATGCATGCCAGATACTTAATGCCGAAACGGGTGCCCCTATTGTAAACGCAGTAGTAACCATAGACGGTAAAAAGGTAAAATTAGACAGCGAAGGGCGTTTTATGTACAAACCAGAGAAGGTAAAGAAAATACCCAACCACCCCACAAACAATGTTTTAGTAGCCGTAGCAGGAGATACACTTATAGACCATTTCCGCAAGTATGCGCTGTATTACAAAGATACCAAAGCTGAGGATGATGAAGAGTTTCCGGTGGCAGCAAAGCTGTTTACAGACAGGGCCATTTACCGACCGGGGCAAACCGTATATTTTAAAGGCATTATTTACCAGAAACGGAAACAAAAACTCAGTACCGTGCCTAACCTGTATGTATCGGTGGTTATAAACGATTCTCACTATAACGAGTTAAAAAGTTTCAGGCTAAAAACAAATGAGTTCGGGTCGTTTACCGGCAGCTATACACTGCCCACAAACGTAATGACGGGCGAGTTTATGATAGAGCTGGATGAGGATAACGAGATGGAAACTGACCCAGCCTATAATAAAAGGCACGACGAGCATCCTTTTTGGGACTATGCCGATTTTGATTTCGACGATGTAAGTTTTCGTGTAGAGGAATACAAACGGCCTACGTTTGATGTAAGCTTTGAACCCGTAACAGACGATACCCGCTTGGGCGAAAAAGCAACGCTTACAGGTGTGGCAAAAAGTTTTAGCGGTGTGCCGGTATCTGGGGCAACGGTAACTTATAAGATAACAAGAACCGGGGTTTGGAGCGGCAATGGCTATTCTTACACTGAGATAGGTAAAGGCACCGCCGTTACTGATGCCGAAGGCAAGTTCGCCCTTAAGTTTACAGCCCTGGCAGACCAGGCGGCGGCTCCGGCTAAAATGCCGGTTTTTACCTTTAACGCAAACGCCGAGGTAACCGATATCAATGGTGAAACCCACAGTGCAGAGGGAAGTATGAGGGTGGGATATCATTCGCTAATGCTTACGGCAGCAATAACGCCAGAGGTAAATCCTAAAAATAAAAATGTGCTTACGCTAAACAGCACTAACCTTAATGGTGCGTTTAACCCGGCAAAGGGAACGGTGAACATTTATAAAGTGGTGCCTAAAAAAGGCCCATATCTCAATCGCCCCTGGCCGTCACCGGAAATACAAACCATCCCGCAGGACGAATTTGAAAAAGCATTTCCGTATTATCCGTATTCGTCGGAACAGAAAGACACCGTAGTCTATTCAGGAAAAGTATTCGAAAAAGAAATAAACACCGACGAGGCTAAAGAGCTGACCCTTACCGATTTTAGAGCATGGCAATCGGGCTTGTATGAAGTGGTATATACCGCCCGTGATTCGGCGGGTTATAAAGTAGAAACAAAACGACAGTTTACCCTTAAACGCGATGACGATAAGGCCGCGCCAGATAATCTGCTTTTTGAGAGCAGGGTGGCCGATTATAAAATCAGTGGCAACAACAGCTATGCCATACTGGAGTTTCGCTCTACATTTCCGCTGTATATAAACATCAGTACGCTCGACAAAAAAAGTGTGTTTTTTAAAACCGTACAGATAAAAGATGGCTTAATAACGGTAAAAGTACCGGTTACATTAGTGCAGGATCATTTTACCTACCAGGTAGATTATATATGGCAAAATACGTTTGAGCATAAAGCGCCCTATACATATATAGATCGTTCGCTAAAAGGGCTTGAGGTAGAAACGCAAACCCTTACCGATAAGCTAAAGCCCGGCAAGAGCGAAACCTGGTCGTTTACCATAAAAGGAGGCAAAATGCCTGCCGAGGTACTGGCCTCTATGTATGATGCGTCGTTAGATAAGTTTACCAAAGCAGATTGGGAATTTAATACCGACAACGATAATATATTTAGTGATTATGAAAAGGATAAGAATGATTATATCGACCTGTCAAGCCGTAGGTTAGCGCGTAACGATCGGTTAAGTATAAATTACAATAATAATTACGGCTATGTAAACCAGGGCTTTTTTGATTACGAACAACGGTTAAATACCTTTGGTTTTAACATCAATAAATCGGATAATATTTATGCGAAAATTGAAGTGGGCAATGTAGTATACGCCAATGGCCTTAGCGTTGTTACCGGTATAGTAACTGATAGTAATGGTATGCCTTTACCTGGTGTAAGTGTAGTAACCGATAAAAAACTGGGTGCGATTAGCGATTTTGATGGCAATTACCGCATAGCCGCCGCAAAAGGGAGTAAGCTGTATTTTAGCTTTATAGGTTTTACATCGGCTGATGCGGTAGTAGACGGCAAGATTTTAAACATTGCCCTTGCCGAAAATAGTGGGCATTTGGATGAAGTTGTAGTAATAGGTTACGGTACCACACATGCACAAAGTTTTGGGGCTGGGGGCGATATTATTACGGTTACCAGTAAAACACTAGAAGGCAGGCCTAATGCTTCGTTTATTCAAATGCTGCAAGGGCAAGTGCCGGGTTTAAACATGCAACGTATGTCGACGACCGGAAGCGTTACAACAGTTGTATTGAGAGGGGCAGCATCTATAAATGGCGTGGCAGAGCCTTTGTTTATTATAGATGGCGTTCCGGTTTCGGGAGAGCAATTCAGAAAAATGAATCCTAATGATATCAGTTCTGTAACCGTCTTAAAAGATGCAGCGGCCACATCTATTTATGGAAACCGGGGAGCTAACGGTGTTGTACTCATAAATACACAAAATGCCCAAAAAGAGCTTGAAGCCCTAAAGCAGGTGGAGTCGCGCAAAAGCTTTAACGAAACGGCCTTTTTTTACCCGCAGCTAAAAACTGATAAAAAAGGCAACATCAGTTTTACATTTACAACGCCGGAGTCGCTTACCGAGTGGAAACTGCGCCTTTTAGCCCATAACAAAAACGTGCTTTCAGGATATTTTCAGGGCACCTTTGTAACCCAGAAAGACCTGATGGTGGTGCCTAACATGCCACGGTTTTTACGCGAAAAAGATACGGTTGTGGTATCGGCAAAAATAACAAACCTTACACCCGAGGCTAAAAACGGCAGCGCCCTGCTGCAACTTTTTGATGCGGCCACTATGCAGCCGCTTGATGAGCAAATGATAAACATACAGCCGGTAGTGCCTTTTGCTCTTGCCCCTAAAGGCAGCAGCATTGTGAGCTGGACGTTTACAGTACCCGTAGGCATACAGGGCGTGCAGTATAAAATTGTGGCTAAAGCAGGCGATTTTAGCGATGGCGAAGAAAACATACTGCCGGTACTGAATAATACGATTTTAATTACCGAAAGCGTACCCCTGTGGGTAAAATCTGGCGAGACTAAAACGTATACGCTTCAAAACCTTAAAGATGCTGCACCATCTGTAAAACATCAATTGCTATCGCTTGAATATACAACTAACACGGCATGGGTGGCCTTAAAATCATTACCATATCTCACCGAATTTGAATACGAATGTTCTGAACAGGTGTTTGCACGCTTTTATGCTAATAGTATTGCAAAGCATATTTTAGACAGCAACCCCAGAATAAGCGAGGTGTTTAATTCGTGGAGAGAAAAAGGCGCAAACTTAAATAAACTTGCCCAGAATGCCGAACTAAAAAGCATTGTACTGGAAGAAACCCCCTGGCTACTGGAGGGTAAAACAACCGAGGAGCAAAACAACCGCCTGGCTACCCTTTTTGAAATGGATAAGTTAAGCAGTGGCCTTGCTGCTAACCTCAATAAACTTAGGGATAGGCAAATGCCGTCGGGTGGTTTTCCGTGGTTTGAGGGTGGCAAAGAAGACGCTTTTATTACCCGCCATATTGTAGCCGGGCTGGGGCATTTAGAAAAGCTGGGCGTGCTCCAAAAAAGCGATTCTGAAAGTGTAGCGCTTATTACTAAAAAGGCAATTAATTATCTTGATGCTGATTTTCTCGACGGATATAAAAACCTGAAAAAACAAAAAGAGTATAAAATTACCACCCATACTAATGAGTTGCATTACCTGTATATGCGCAGTTTTTATGGTACAACCTTAAAGCCCGGAGATACCCTTGCAAAAGTAGCGGAATTGTATGTAGCTGAGGCTAAAACACATTGGAAGGACTACCCGCTTTATGAAAAAGCCATGCTTGCGCTAGTAGTATCGCGAAGCGGCGACAGTATAATGGCCAGTAAAATTATTGCCAGCCTTAAAGAAACATCGGCAAACAATACCGAGTGGGGCATGTACTGGATAGCGAATACTCCGGGCTATTACTGGTACCATGCCCAGGTAGAAACCCAAGCCGTGCTAATGGAGGCTTTTAGCGAAATAGCTAACGATACCCAAAGTATTGATGCCATGAAGGTATGGCTTATTAAGCAAAAGCAAACCCATAACTGGGCTACTACTAAGGCTACAACCGAGGCCGTGTATGCCCTGATGATGCAGGGCAGCAACTGGCTCGCCGAAAAAGAAAGCACGGTTATGAAACTGGGCAATAGCGAAAAGAATATAAGCGATAAGATGGGCGCGGTAGAAAAGGAAGCCGCGACCGGTTATATGAAATTGCGATGGCAGTCCCAGGAAATTAAAAATGAACTCGCGCAACTTACTATAACCAATAATGGCAAGGTACCCGGTTATGGTGGTTTTTACTGGCAGTATTTTGAAGATGCCGATGCTGTAAAACCCCTGCCGGATGGTGCCATAAACATTACCAGGCAGCTCTATTTAAAAACAACGGGAGATGCACCCTTACAGCCTGTAAATGAAAATACAGTAGTAAAGGTGGGTAATAAACTTACAGTACGGCTTATAATAACCGTTAAAGAAGATCTGGAATATGTGCATGTAAAAGACCTGAGGGCAGCGGCGTTAGAACCAGCCGATGTGCTTAGCAGCTACCATTACCTTAATGATGCGGGGTATTATAAGAGCACCCGCGATGCCGCCACACATTTCTTTTTTGCAAAACTGCCACGTGGCACTTATATATTGGAATATGATGTTACAGCAAATACTGCTGGTAACTACAGTAACGGGCTTAGTACTGCCCAGAGCATGTATGCCCCAGAGTACGGCGCGCACGGAAAAGGTAGTAGAATTACCATAGATTAG